A window of the Gemmatirosa kalamazoonensis genome harbors these coding sequences:
- a CDS encoding PepSY-associated TM helix domain-containing protein, which translates to MVRPVIFWIHLVCGVVAGVVVLVMSATGVALTYERQLEAWADRRALAAAPDATGSASLSLDTLVARARTRVRGASASGLTVRADPTAPVAVTFGRDVMLYVDRPTGAVLGEGAPRVRRALAAVTSWHRWLGREGDGRRVARAVTGASNLAFLGLVLTGIYLWIPRRWTWRHVRALAWFRGGLSPKARDFNWHHVIGLWAWVPLVVIVASGVVMSYGWANRLVYRAFGERPPAQSAGPGGAGPAPTAAQPASGGVGLDALVALGTARVPAWRTMQIQLPRPAARQVTVSVDAGTGGQPQRRSQLVVDRASGRVVRWEPFATQSPGRRARSFLRFAHTGEVLGIVGQTIAGLASLGATVLVWTGLALAFRRLARWRARRAGASTDTSELRDADPAAA; encoded by the coding sequence ATGGTTCGTCCCGTCATCTTCTGGATCCATCTCGTCTGCGGCGTGGTCGCCGGCGTGGTGGTGCTCGTCATGTCGGCGACGGGGGTCGCGCTCACCTACGAGCGGCAGCTCGAGGCGTGGGCGGACCGCCGCGCTCTCGCCGCCGCGCCTGACGCGACGGGTTCCGCGTCGCTTTCGCTCGACACGCTCGTGGCGCGCGCGCGGACTCGCGTGCGTGGTGCGTCGGCGAGTGGGCTCACCGTGCGGGCCGACCCGACGGCGCCGGTGGCGGTCACGTTCGGCCGCGACGTGATGCTCTACGTCGACCGGCCGACGGGCGCGGTGCTCGGCGAGGGCGCCCCACGGGTGCGGCGCGCGCTCGCCGCCGTCACGAGCTGGCACCGCTGGCTCGGCCGCGAGGGCGACGGCCGCCGCGTGGCGCGCGCGGTCACCGGCGCGTCGAACCTCGCCTTCCTCGGTCTCGTGCTCACCGGGATCTACCTGTGGATCCCGCGGCGGTGGACGTGGCGACACGTCCGCGCGCTCGCATGGTTCCGCGGCGGCCTGTCGCCGAAGGCGCGCGACTTCAACTGGCACCACGTGATCGGGCTGTGGGCGTGGGTCCCGCTCGTCGTGATCGTGGCGTCGGGCGTGGTGATGTCGTACGGGTGGGCGAACCGGCTCGTGTACCGCGCGTTCGGCGAGCGGCCGCCGGCGCAGAGCGCCGGTCCGGGCGGCGCGGGACCCGCTCCCACCGCCGCGCAACCCGCGAGCGGCGGCGTGGGGCTCGACGCGCTCGTCGCGTTAGGCACCGCGCGCGTGCCCGCATGGCGCACGATGCAGATCCAGCTCCCGCGTCCCGCCGCTCGACAGGTGACGGTCAGCGTCGACGCCGGCACGGGTGGACAGCCGCAGCGCCGCAGTCAGCTCGTCGTCGACCGCGCGAGCGGCCGGGTGGTGCGGTGGGAGCCGTTCGCGACGCAGTCGCCGGGGCGCCGCGCACGGTCGTTCCTCCGCTTCGCGCATACCGGCGAGGTGCTCGGCATCGTCGGCCAGACGATCGCGGGGCTCGCGTCGTTAGGCGCCACGGTGCTCGTGTGGACCGGGCTCGCGCTCGCCTTCCGGCGGCTGGCGCGATGGCGCGCGCGCCGCGCGGGCGCGTCGACCGACACGAGCGAGCTGCGCGACGCGGATCCGGCGGCGGCGTAG
- a CDS encoding DoxX family protein, which produces MTDPTRDSRLPAWLPGFAHALLRIVTGALYMQHGPQKLLGLFADPARPWTGPPRMFSQFWIAGVLETFGSVLIMLGLFTRPVAFLLSGEMAVAYFQVHYPRSFWPIMNRGENVVLFCFVYFYLFATGAGPFSVDAWRRRGHRP; this is translated from the coding sequence ATGACCGACCCGACTCGCGACTCACGACTCCCGGCGTGGCTGCCCGGCTTCGCGCACGCGCTGCTGCGCATCGTCACGGGCGCGCTCTATATGCAGCACGGGCCGCAGAAGCTCCTCGGCCTGTTCGCCGATCCCGCGCGCCCGTGGACCGGACCGCCGCGGATGTTCTCGCAGTTCTGGATCGCCGGCGTGCTCGAGACGTTCGGCAGCGTGCTGATCATGCTCGGCCTGTTCACGCGGCCGGTGGCGTTCCTGCTCTCGGGCGAGATGGCGGTCGCGTACTTCCAGGTGCACTACCCACGCAGCTTCTGGCCGATCATGAACCGCGGCGAGAACGTCGTGCTGTTCTGCTTCGTGTACTTCTACCTGTTCGCGACAGGTGCCGGGCCGTTCAGCGTGGACGCGTGGCGGCGGCGCGGCCATCGCCCGTGA
- a CDS encoding DUF4386 domain-containing protein, which produces MLRMMRAPSIGRYARIAGVLMVLTMIFGYLGELYIPSQFISTDAATTAQRIASAPLLYRFGFAAYLVEAVCDVALSLLFYVLLRPVQRPIALAAAFFGLVSTALYGVAEAFYFIPTIWVGGAAFMQPFSPEQVNALTLLSLKIFTRVGWIFLALYGIASMLRGWLIYRCGFLPRALGVLLMLGGAGFVARNMTFVLAPQYSSTLFLAPMALGGLALTLWMVLKGVDVAAWEARAEGARAL; this is translated from the coding sequence ATGCTCAGGATGATGCGCGCGCCGTCGATCGGGCGCTACGCCAGGATCGCCGGCGTGCTGATGGTGCTCACGATGATCTTCGGCTACCTGGGGGAGCTGTACATCCCGTCGCAGTTCATCTCGACGGATGCGGCCACGACGGCGCAGCGCATCGCGAGCGCGCCACTGCTCTACCGCTTCGGCTTCGCGGCGTATCTCGTGGAAGCGGTCTGCGACGTCGCGCTGTCGCTGCTGTTCTACGTGCTGCTGCGGCCCGTGCAGCGTCCCATCGCGCTCGCCGCCGCGTTCTTCGGGCTCGTGTCGACCGCGCTGTACGGCGTCGCGGAGGCGTTCTACTTCATCCCGACGATCTGGGTCGGCGGCGCGGCGTTCATGCAGCCGTTCTCGCCCGAGCAGGTGAACGCGCTCACGCTGCTGTCGCTCAAGATCTTCACGCGCGTCGGCTGGATCTTCCTCGCGCTCTACGGCATCGCCTCGATGCTGCGCGGCTGGCTGATCTACCGCTGCGGATTCCTGCCGCGCGCGCTCGGTGTTCTCCTCATGCTCGGCGGCGCGGGATTCGTCGCGCGCAACATGACGTTCGTGCTGGCGCCGCAGTACTCATCGACGCTGTTCCTCGCCCCGATGGCGCTCGGCGGGCTGGCGCTCACGCTCTGGATGGTGCTGAAGGGCGTGGACGTCGCCGCGTGGGAGGCGAGAGCGGAGGGCGCGCGCGCTCTGTGA